In one window of Bradyrhizobium betae DNA:
- a CDS encoding cytochrome b — MTKQLSYGNTAKVFHWMIVALLLVQFPIGWLMPDIRRGATPGKAMTLHISIGLIILMLIVLRFVWRLFHPVAPADTLPRWQRLMSENVHWLLYGLVFTTTVTGWFFASFRGWQISFFFAVPLPMLTAPESVAGRLIGGWHQTAEWGLLIAIGIHVIAALIHVFVLRDRIMQRMLPGS, encoded by the coding sequence ATGACAAAACAACTCAGCTACGGAAATACCGCCAAGGTCTTCCATTGGATGATCGTGGCGCTCCTCCTGGTCCAGTTCCCGATCGGTTGGCTGATGCCCGACATTCGGCGGGGCGCGACGCCCGGAAAAGCCATGACTTTGCACATCTCGATCGGGCTTATCATCCTGATGCTGATCGTCTTGCGCTTTGTATGGCGTCTGTTCCACCCTGTCGCACCGGCGGATACGCTGCCGCGCTGGCAGCGTCTCATGTCAGAGAACGTTCATTGGCTTCTCTATGGATTGGTCTTTACAACCACCGTGACAGGCTGGTTCTTTGCATCGTTTAGGGGCTGGCAGATATCATTCTTTTTCGCTGTGCCGCTGCCGATGCTGACCGCTCCCGAATCCGTCGCTGGCCGCCTGATCGGTGGCTGGCATCAAACAGCCGAATGGGGACTGCTCATCGCCATCGGCATTCACGTTATTGCAGCCCTCATACATGTCTTCGTCTTGCGCGACCGGATCATGCAGCGAATGCTTCCCGGGTCATGA